In Rhipicephalus microplus isolate Deutch F79 chromosome 7, USDA_Rmic, whole genome shotgun sequence, one genomic interval encodes:
- the LOC119179017 gene encoding uncharacterized protein LOC119179017 produces the protein MLSVLQTSFPQNSSLQVWREKYLDLAVGWKLLLCLMNMKHGLTLSALGVLFGIHRTSSSRIFSATLNVLYVATQKCIKWFSRDLVQATMPPSFCVCYPNCRVIVDCSEGRIEIPVKVANRVNCWSNYNSDFTLKFLVGMSPSGYITYISDVYWGRSSDTCYLVNSGLISLLEPADMVTADKGFPRVKCDLESKDLTLVMPPFAKANQQFTKAEMQKTYKVASNRTHAERCIQRIKSFPILSKRLTLELKCHIDEAVHLCSVLANTQGPVFKTV, from the coding sequence ATGTTATCTGTACTACAAACCTCGTTCCCTCAAAATAGCTCTTTACAGGTATGGCGTGAGAAGTATTTGGACCTTGCAGTGGGCTGGAAGCTCCTGTTGTGTCTTATGAATATGAAGCACGGCCTCACGTTGTCTGCGTTAGGAGTTCTCTTTGGCATTCACCGCACTAGTTCGTCGCGGATTTTTTCTGCCACTTTGAATGTCCTGTATGTCGCTACTCAAAAGTGTATCAAGTGGTTTTCAAGGGATCTTGTCCAAGCCACAATGCCTCCCTCTTTCTGCGTGTGCTATCCAAATTGCAGAGTTATTGTCGACTGTTCAGAAGGGAGAATAGAGATACCAGTTAAAGTCGCTAACAGGGTTAACTGCTGGAGTAACTACAATAGTGACTTTACTCTGAAATTCCTAGTTGGGATGTCTCCATCCGGTTATATAACATATATTTCGGATGTGTATTGGGGCAGGTCGAGCGACACATGCTATCTTGTGAACTCTGGGTTGATCAGCTTGTTAGAACCCGCGGATATGGTGACGGCGGACAAAGGCTTCCCGCGTGTCAAGTGTGACTTGGAAAGTAAGGACCTGACACTTGTCATGCCACCATTTGCAAAAGCCAACCAACAGTTCACAAAGGCGGAGATGCAAAAAACTTATAAGGTTGCATCTAATCGCACTCATGCAGAGAGATGCATTCAGCGTATAAAGAGTTTTCCAATATTGAGTAAAAGGCTAACTCTGGAACTTAAGTGTCACATTGACGAGGCAGTACATCTGTGCAGTGTGTTAGCCAACACTCAAGGACCGGTATTCAAGACTGTGTAA